One Vibrio penaeicida DNA segment encodes these proteins:
- a CDS encoding fumarylacetoacetate hydrolase family protein, translated as MKLIRVGELGQEKPGVELTNGKRINVSAFGEDYTEDFFENDGVERLAKWLDEHQGNCPEFDEKERYGAPICRPSKIICVGLNYKKHAEESGMPLPSQPVLFMKATSSLCGPNDPVIIPKNSVKTDWEVELAIVIGKRASYVSEDEALDYVAGYALHNDYSEREFQLEQEGQWVKGKSCDTFAPLGPYLVTTDECTDPQSLRLWLSLNGEMLQDSNTSDMVFSIANQVSYISQYMTLLPGDVISTGTPFGVGLGFNPPRYLKENDVVELGIDGLGVSSQVAVAYENA; from the coding sequence ATGAAACTGATTCGAGTGGGCGAACTGGGGCAAGAGAAACCCGGCGTCGAACTAACCAATGGAAAACGCATCAATGTCAGCGCTTTTGGTGAAGATTATACGGAAGATTTTTTTGAAAATGATGGTGTAGAACGGTTAGCGAAATGGCTAGACGAGCACCAAGGAAATTGCCCAGAGTTTGATGAAAAAGAACGTTACGGTGCCCCGATTTGCCGCCCATCCAAAATTATATGCGTTGGTTTGAATTACAAGAAACACGCCGAGGAATCGGGCATGCCACTTCCGAGCCAACCCGTGTTGTTTATGAAAGCGACGAGCTCACTGTGTGGGCCAAACGATCCTGTCATTATTCCAAAAAACAGCGTGAAAACTGACTGGGAAGTGGAACTCGCTATTGTTATTGGCAAACGCGCCAGTTACGTCTCGGAAGACGAGGCATTGGATTATGTAGCTGGGTATGCGCTACACAACGATTACTCGGAACGTGAATTCCAGCTTGAACAAGAAGGGCAATGGGTAAAAGGCAAAAGCTGCGACACCTTTGCGCCGCTTGGGCCTTATTTGGTTACCACTGACGAGTGCACGGATCCGCAAAGCCTCCGGTTATGGTTATCTTTGAACGGTGAAATGCTGCAAGACAGCAACACCAGTGACATGGTGTTTTCAATCGCTAACCAGGTCAGTTACATCAGCCAATACATGACTTTATTGCCAGGTGATGTCATATCGACAGGTACGCCATTTGGTGTTGGGCTAGGGTTCAACCCACCTAGATATTTGAAAGAGAACGATGTCGTAGAACTTGGTATCGATGGGCTGGGTGTTTCTAGTCAAGTCGCCGTCGCGTACGAAAATGCCTGA
- a CDS encoding SDR family NAD(P)-dependent oxidoreductase: MLQGKVALITGSASGIGLAIAKGFHQAGAHIVLVDINPEHLESAAEGFGSDRITALTCDVSSEPDVKRLVAELEQQIGRLDILVNNAGIAHIGNVENTELDELQRVFSVNVNGLFLFTKYLMPMLQSAKGSILNLSSIAAKLGIADRFAYSASKGAVSAMTLSIARDYVDKGVRCNCICPARVHTPFVDGYLDKHYPDNKNEMFKVLSEYQPIGRMGTPEEIADIAVFLCSDKAKFITGVSYDIDGGVVQLR; encoded by the coding sequence ATGCTACAGGGAAAAGTAGCCCTTATTACCGGATCAGCGTCTGGGATTGGGTTAGCGATTGCCAAAGGTTTTCATCAGGCGGGCGCACATATCGTTTTAGTAGATATTAATCCAGAGCACCTTGAGAGTGCAGCGGAAGGTTTTGGTTCTGATCGGATCACGGCGTTAACGTGTGACGTGTCTTCGGAGCCCGACGTGAAGCGCCTAGTGGCAGAATTAGAACAGCAAATTGGTCGATTGGATATTCTTGTTAACAATGCTGGCATTGCGCACATTGGTAACGTTGAAAATACCGAACTGGATGAGCTTCAACGCGTATTTTCAGTGAATGTGAACGGCTTATTTTTATTCACCAAGTACTTGATGCCAATGCTTCAATCGGCAAAAGGATCCATTCTCAATCTTTCTTCTATCGCTGCGAAATTAGGGATAGCTGATCGGTTTGCGTACTCCGCCTCTAAAGGTGCGGTATCCGCCATGACGCTCAGTATTGCAAGAGATTACGTTGATAAAGGGGTGCGTTGTAATTGCATTTGCCCGGCTCGAGTTCATACGCCATTCGTCGATGGGTATTTAGATAAACACTACCCCGACAATAAAAACGAAATGTTCAAAGTACTCAGCGAATATCAACCCATTGGACGAATGGGGACACCAGAAGAAATTGCTGATATTGCGGTATTTCTTTGCAGCGATAAAGCCAAATTTATTACAGGCGTAAGCTACGACATAGACGGTGGTGTGGTTCAACTCCGCTAA
- a CDS encoding L-rhamnose mutarotase, with protein sequence MQKFGQVIRLKPEHYDEYVKAHAEVWPEVLAQIKASHIQNYSIFHHDGLLFAYFEYVGHDFEGDMAAMAADPITQKWWAWMKPMQQPLPEAGEAWWQNMEQVFELN encoded by the coding sequence ATGCAGAAGTTTGGTCAAGTTATCCGATTAAAGCCCGAACATTACGACGAATACGTTAAAGCACACGCTGAAGTTTGGCCGGAAGTACTGGCTCAAATCAAAGCATCACACATCCAAAATTACTCCATTTTTCATCACGACGGTTTGCTGTTTGCCTACTTTGAATACGTTGGCCATGACTTCGAAGGAGATATGGCTGCGATGGCCGCAGATCCCATTACTCAAAAATGGTGGGCGTGGATGAAACCCATGCAGCAGCCATTACCTGAAGCAGGTGAAGCGTGGTGGCAAAACATGGAACAAGTCTTTGAACTCAATTAA
- a CDS encoding amidohydrolase family protein, with protein MIIDSHLHLWDLDEFDLPWVTGFEALNKTFSLDMYQSDFKSVDRAIYVEVDVVESQKGKEIDAIGLLCRNPQFPLVAMVASLDVTRSDVVPYLQRIHSDAKHVVGFRQVLHTEERPKGYCLQSPFIHGVQAIGNAGFSFDICIRPQELEDAAALIKHCPDTHFVIDHGGIPAIASYLEDEKAYGKWKRDIASIAAMPNSVCKVSGLVTQAGDLSKTDGLLSDVLAYLKKAFGAERLLFGSDWPVVALVESAQDWHQRLNAMVSNWTEEERQYLFHKTAQRSYLSRLR; from the coding sequence ATGATCATAGACAGTCACTTGCATCTATGGGATTTGGATGAGTTCGATTTGCCATGGGTCACAGGATTTGAAGCGCTCAATAAAACGTTCAGTTTGGACATGTACCAATCTGATTTTAAATCCGTCGATCGCGCTATCTACGTGGAAGTGGATGTCGTTGAGAGTCAAAAAGGTAAGGAAATTGACGCTATAGGGCTGCTGTGTCGAAACCCTCAATTTCCGCTTGTCGCTATGGTTGCATCTCTTGATGTCACACGAAGCGACGTTGTTCCTTATCTACAACGCATCCACAGCGATGCAAAACATGTCGTTGGATTCAGACAAGTGCTTCACACAGAGGAGCGACCAAAAGGATACTGCTTGCAATCGCCTTTTATTCATGGTGTTCAAGCGATAGGTAATGCAGGGTTTTCTTTCGATATTTGTATTCGCCCTCAAGAGCTAGAGGATGCCGCAGCACTCATCAAGCATTGCCCAGATACGCATTTCGTTATCGACCATGGCGGTATTCCTGCCATTGCCTCCTATTTGGAAGATGAAAAAGCCTATGGGAAATGGAAACGAGATATTGCCTCAATAGCGGCGATGCCAAATTCCGTTTGTAAGGTATCTGGTCTTGTTACCCAAGCTGGGGATCTTTCAAAAACAGACGGCTTGCTAAGCGATGTGCTTGCTTACCTAAAAAAGGCATTTGGTGCAGAAAGGCTGTTGTTTGGCTCAGACTGGCCGGTGGTGGCTTTAGTGGAGTCAGCGCAGGATTGGCATCAACGCTTAAACGCAATGGTTTCAAATTGGACAGAAGAAGAGCGCCAGTACCTTTTCCATAAGACGGCGCAACGTTCTTATTTGTCGCGGCTACGTTAG
- a CDS encoding TRAP transporter large permease, translated as MSADQVGIAVLLGSFLTLMLLRVPIAFALGISSVLTAWQLDLPLLLVAQRMVNGMFSFTFLAVPFFILVGSIMTEGGISDRLVRFSEVLVGRFRGGMAQGNVVASTFFGGISGSSVADVASIGSFLIPAMKRSGYPAEYSVAVTVTSSVQGVLIPPSQNMIYYALAAGGLPISQLFVAGYVPGILLSVSLMILCGFLAIRHGHPQGKKYSLKEGLAITSEASIGLFTIVIIIGGIVLGIFTATESAAVAVAYALLVTILIYKSVNRTQMKKIMSDTMKTLSMVIAIIMTSSAFGYLLSFLSVPSLLADFILGLSDNPYVVLLAINILLLVLGMLMDMGVLILILTPILLPIAKTIGVDPIHFGIIMLLNLGIGVCTPPVGTSLMVGCGIGKVKIETTARHMLPFYLAMVVVLMLVTYMPAITLWLPSLL; from the coding sequence ATGAGTGCGGATCAAGTAGGGATTGCAGTACTACTAGGTAGTTTCTTAACCTTGATGTTACTAAGAGTGCCTATTGCTTTTGCGCTAGGTATATCTTCAGTACTCACTGCTTGGCAGTTAGACCTTCCACTGTTGCTTGTGGCGCAGCGAATGGTCAATGGCATGTTCAGCTTTACGTTTCTTGCCGTACCGTTTTTTATTCTTGTCGGCAGCATAATGACGGAAGGTGGGATTTCTGACCGATTGGTGCGTTTTTCAGAAGTGCTAGTAGGTCGATTTAGAGGCGGGATGGCGCAGGGTAATGTGGTCGCCAGTACCTTCTTTGGCGGTATTTCGGGTTCTTCAGTGGCAGACGTGGCGTCGATTGGATCGTTTTTGATTCCAGCCATGAAGCGCAGTGGCTACCCAGCGGAATACTCGGTCGCGGTTACGGTTACATCTTCTGTACAGGGGGTATTGATTCCTCCAAGCCAGAATATGATTTACTACGCGTTGGCAGCTGGCGGGCTGCCGATTAGCCAGTTGTTTGTCGCGGGCTATGTGCCAGGCATATTGCTGAGTGTTTCTTTGATGATTCTGTGCGGATTTTTGGCGATTCGACATGGTCATCCGCAAGGAAAAAAGTATTCGCTTAAAGAAGGGTTGGCGATTACAAGTGAAGCTTCAATTGGGTTGTTTACCATCGTTATTATTATCGGTGGGATTGTGTTAGGCATCTTTACGGCGACAGAGTCTGCGGCGGTTGCGGTGGCGTATGCGTTGTTAGTCACAATATTGATTTACAAAAGCGTCAATCGTACCCAAATGAAGAAAATCATGAGCGACACCATGAAAACGCTGTCAATGGTGATCGCAATTATCATGACCTCTTCTGCATTTGGTTATTTATTGTCGTTCCTCAGCGTACCAAGTTTGTTGGCTGATTTCATTTTGGGATTGTCAGACAACCCTTATGTGGTGCTGTTAGCCATTAACATATTGCTACTGGTTTTGGGGATGCTGATGGATATGGGGGTTTTGATTCTTATCCTGACGCCAATTCTTTTACCCATAGCCAAAACCATAGGTGTCGACCCGATTCATTTTGGCATCATCATGCTGCTCAATTTAGGTATTGGCGTGTGTACTCCACCGGTTGGCACTTCGCTGATGGTCGGGTGTGGAATAGGTAAGGTTAAAATAGAAACTACGGCTCGGCATATGCTGCCTTTCTATTTGGCAATGGTTGTCGTGCTTATGCTGGTGACTTATATGCCTGCGATTACTTTGTGGTTGCCTTCTTTGCTCTAA
- a CDS encoding TRAP transporter small permease — MMSLLITKLNQIVAWVANRLLELIVVITVMQVVLRYVFNKPTSWSEEVAMLFLVWYGMLSIAVGVKTHSHVAITYLRDKAPMPIGKSLDYFAYLCIAGFSFILLMNAQTLVNIAGAQILPASGLPKQLLYYSAVVGAILTLINAITNIVTGDVREKEEGSL, encoded by the coding sequence ATGATGAGTCTGCTAATAACGAAACTGAATCAAATTGTTGCATGGGTAGCTAACCGACTGCTTGAATTGATTGTCGTGATAACTGTCATGCAGGTAGTTTTACGATATGTGTTTAATAAACCAACCAGTTGGTCTGAAGAAGTCGCTATGTTGTTTTTGGTGTGGTACGGAATGTTGTCTATTGCTGTGGGGGTGAAAACACATTCTCATGTTGCCATCACTTATTTGCGAGACAAAGCGCCAATGCCAATTGGTAAGTCACTCGATTACTTTGCCTATCTCTGTATTGCTGGCTTTTCTTTCATTCTACTTATGAACGCTCAAACGCTGGTTAACATTGCCGGAGCACAGATACTTCCTGCTTCTGGTTTGCCAAAGCAGCTACTTTATTATTCAGCCGTTGTCGGGGCTATTCTGACTCTTATTAATGCGATCACCAACATTGTGACGGGAGACGTAAGGGAAAAAGAAGAGGGATCTTTATGA
- a CDS encoding TRAP transporter substrate-binding protein produces the protein MKWTLTKGLISCSIAAILVPSLSMATTLRLAENQPESNPVTVAMHKFAELASTYSNGEIKVKVFSGAQLGQEAETIEQTQAGIIDLTRVNSVTLANVSPSIGVFTLPYIFKNVKHKYRVLDSEVGDEVRADMAKYGLIGFEYMEAGTRSFYTTKDNPVNSIEDMKGLKIRVQKSPISISMVNLVGGVATPMNYGEVFSSLQTGVIDGAENDYVSYLTSGHYEVAPNYVEDGHLSPPAILIMNKAKYDSLPQNQREAISRAAKEAAIFERDLMIRANIDAKKKVVAAGVKVTVIDNTPFQEAVQPVYEEFPKLLPLVSKIKAVN, from the coding sequence ATGAAATGGACACTAACGAAAGGTTTAATTAGTTGCTCAATTGCAGCAATACTGGTGCCGAGTTTATCGATGGCAACAACGTTACGCTTGGCAGAAAACCAGCCAGAATCCAACCCCGTTACCGTGGCGATGCATAAATTTGCCGAGCTTGCATCGACATACTCGAATGGTGAAATAAAAGTAAAAGTGTTCTCGGGTGCTCAGTTAGGGCAAGAGGCGGAAACCATTGAGCAAACTCAAGCTGGGATTATCGACTTAACTCGCGTGAACAGCGTTACTCTGGCGAATGTGTCGCCAAGTATCGGCGTGTTTACGCTTCCTTATATCTTTAAAAATGTGAAACACAAATACCGTGTTTTAGATAGCGAAGTAGGAGATGAAGTTCGTGCCGATATGGCGAAATACGGCTTAATCGGTTTCGAATACATGGAAGCGGGAACCCGCAGCTTTTATACCACGAAAGACAACCCTGTAAACTCTATCGAAGACATGAAAGGGTTAAAGATCCGAGTTCAGAAATCACCTATTTCAATCAGCATGGTCAATTTAGTTGGAGGTGTTGCGACCCCTATGAACTACGGTGAAGTGTTTTCTAGCTTACAAACAGGTGTGATCGATGGTGCTGAGAACGACTACGTTAGTTATCTCACGTCTGGTCACTACGAAGTTGCGCCAAACTACGTAGAAGATGGTCACTTGAGCCCACCCGCTATACTGATCATGAACAAAGCGAAATATGACTCACTTCCTCAAAATCAGCGTGAAGCTATCTCTAGAGCAGCGAAAGAAGCGGCGATTTTTGAGCGAGACCTAATGATTCGCGCCAATATTGATGCAAAAAAGAAAGTGGTTGCAGCGGGTGTGAAAGTCACGGTTATCGACAATACACCTTTCCAAGAAGCGGTTCAGCCAGTGTATGAAGAATTTCCGAAACTGTTACCTCTTGTTAGCAAAATTAAGGCAGTGAATTAG
- a CDS encoding N-acetylglucosamine-6-phosphate deacetylase: protein MSSASLKSLLVYSGDDRPLMRYDINELGIISRITNEVPAFCLDVNNQDSVVTPGLVDIQINGFNGLDFNSYGVTAEKLDSALSAMLKCGVTRCLPTLISAEENKLYRLLQELDDAVKQSTLGKEMVMGYHIEGPFLSPKEGFVGAHPKKAMIPGSVAIVKKMQSLSSKPIKLMTVAPEIDGVIDLISFLKSEGITVALGHTNASSEKISEAVNAGAILSTHLGNGLAHQLHKVDNPLMAQLAHDGLYASFIADGLHVKPEMLKTWLRAKTLPRAVLTTDATAAGGLSQHPGRYWLGEAEIELCSDGVVRIPGSPYFAGSSARMDKMLRDTMKWCGLTMSELLQITRHNPLQLLSHPNTLPRVGDRAEFLEWSLTPDGPFLMAAYLGKHSISHTIKESHK from the coding sequence ATGAGTAGCGCTAGTTTGAAAAGCCTGCTGGTGTATTCAGGTGATGATCGGCCTTTGATGCGATACGACATCAATGAATTAGGCATCATCTCTCGGATCACAAACGAAGTGCCGGCATTTTGTCTTGATGTGAATAATCAGGATTCCGTTGTTACTCCGGGGCTGGTGGATATTCAAATCAACGGGTTCAATGGGCTTGATTTTAATTCTTATGGTGTAACAGCCGAGAAGTTGGATAGCGCTTTGTCGGCAATGCTGAAATGTGGTGTGACCCGCTGCTTACCAACATTAATTTCGGCCGAAGAAAACAAACTCTATCGCCTTCTTCAGGAGTTAGACGACGCCGTAAAGCAAAGTACTTTGGGCAAAGAAATGGTCATGGGCTATCACATTGAAGGGCCATTTTTGTCTCCAAAAGAGGGTTTTGTTGGAGCCCATCCGAAAAAAGCGATGATTCCGGGGTCTGTTGCCATTGTTAAAAAAATGCAGTCGTTGTCTTCGAAGCCAATCAAGCTCATGACGGTTGCGCCTGAAATTGACGGCGTGATTGATTTGATTTCATTTCTCAAATCGGAAGGGATTACCGTAGCGTTAGGGCATACCAATGCAAGCTCAGAAAAAATAAGTGAAGCAGTAAACGCAGGCGCGATTCTTTCAACGCATTTAGGAAACGGTTTGGCGCATCAACTGCATAAGGTGGATAACCCACTGATGGCGCAATTGGCTCACGATGGTCTCTATGCCAGTTTCATTGCCGATGGGCTTCATGTGAAACCCGAAATGCTTAAGACGTGGTTACGCGCAAAAACGTTACCACGTGCTGTTTTAACAACGGATGCGACAGCAGCAGGGGGATTATCGCAGCATCCGGGGCGTTACTGGTTGGGAGAAGCTGAGATTGAGCTTTGTTCCGATGGAGTGGTTCGCATTCCTGGTTCACCTTACTTTGCGGGTTCATCAGCACGAATGGACAAAATGCTACGTGACACAATGAAGTGGTGTGGTCTTACGATGTCTGAACTGCTCCAAATCACACGGCACAACCCGCTCCAATTGCTATCACATCCAAACACATTGCCTAGAGTAGGGGATAGAGCAGAGTTTCTTGAATGGTCTTTAACCCCTGATGGTCCATTTTTAATGGCTGCGTATTTAGGTAAACACTCGATCAGTCACACGATAAAAGAGAGCCACAAGTAG
- a CDS encoding glucosamine-6-phosphate deaminase, translating into MEISRWLDEASMGAAAAQHGAQLVQQAIEKKGHANVILATGTSQFSMLSNLIVDAGIDWSKVSIFHLDEYVGLSDEHPASFRRYLRERVADNLLGLHSITYVNGDASPLHEELTKLNEKMAAVSIDVAFVGIGENGHLAFNDPPADFEVTTPYIQVELDEACREQQLGEGWFASLEEVPTYAISMSIQQILKSEHIVCTVPSKRKAQAVRNCLEGELSVLHPASALQKHSSTSVFLDNDAASLLNLRGRDE; encoded by the coding sequence ATGGAAATATCTAGATGGTTAGACGAAGCATCTATGGGGGCAGCCGCTGCCCAACACGGAGCGCAGCTCGTTCAACAAGCTATTGAAAAGAAAGGGCATGCTAACGTGATTTTGGCTACGGGCACCAGCCAGTTTTCAATGCTTTCTAATTTGATCGTTGACGCAGGAATTGATTGGTCAAAGGTATCCATTTTCCATCTCGACGAATATGTGGGCTTGAGTGATGAACACCCGGCTAGCTTTAGGCGTTATCTGAGAGAGCGAGTTGCCGACAATCTGCTAGGCCTTCATTCCATCACCTATGTCAATGGAGACGCGTCTCCCCTTCATGAAGAATTGACAAAGCTCAACGAAAAAATGGCTGCAGTAAGTATTGACGTTGCGTTTGTTGGGATTGGTGAAAACGGTCATTTAGCGTTTAATGATCCACCCGCTGACTTTGAGGTGACCACGCCGTACATCCAAGTTGAATTAGATGAAGCATGTCGAGAACAGCAGTTAGGCGAAGGATGGTTTGCTTCATTAGAAGAAGTTCCTACCTACGCGATATCTATGTCTATTCAGCAGATTCTAAAAAGTGAACACATTGTTTGTACCGTGCCATCGAAGAGGAAAGCGCAAGCTGTTCGAAACTGCTTAGAAGGTGAACTATCCGTTCTTCATCCGGCGTCTGCGTTGCAAAAGCACTCGTCGACATCCGTATTTTTGGACAATGATGCGGCAAGCTTACTGAACCTAAGAGGTCGAGATGAGTAG